A stretch of Lathyrus oleraceus cultivar Zhongwan6 chromosome 6, CAAS_Psat_ZW6_1.0, whole genome shotgun sequence DNA encodes these proteins:
- the LOC127093550 gene encoding uncharacterized protein LOC127093550 produces the protein MLKKAGKDIPTKSGTKTNPKSQKEVPGQMLDKASKEIPTTSGTKSQIMMRLEKMVEESDIMHGAIRSVDMDEGVFGIAHSELIAKEDMQQLFEHEELGIAVIHTYIWYSDQSIIYLVEHFIYTFQ, from the exons atgttgaaaaaagctggtaaggatattccaacgaagtccgggacaaaaacaaatcctaaatctcaaaaagag gttcccggtcaaatgttggacaaagctagtaaggaaattccaacgacgtccgggacaaaatctcaaattatgatgcgtcttgagaaaatggtggaagagtcagatattatgcacggcgccatccgtagtgtagatatggatgaaggtgttttcggaattgctcattccgaattaattgcaaaggaggacatgcaacaactttttgaacacgaagaattgggcatcgctgtcattcatacatacatatggtactccgatcaatctattatttacttagttgaacactttatttacacatttcaatga
- the LOC127093551 gene encoding uncharacterized protein LOC127093551 yields MVNQRQRLAKKRFKAENPELFPKPEPTPPKDPSKKKKNKFKRKKPDSKDKPRTGKRPLRVPGMKPGDSCFICKGLDHIAKFCTEKAEWERNKICLRCRRRGHRAQNCPDGSKDVKFCYNCGDNGHSLANCPYPLEEGGTKFAECFVCNEQGHLSKNCPKNANGIYPKGGCCKLCGGVTHLAKDCPDKGKNGFGGGAKGAVHNLLRTDERPKGQVTKFVSGDDMDDDFTTQEIKSDEKNKSAKSKDGSVKPKKGPKIVNFD; encoded by the exons ATGGTGAACCAAAGACAACGCCTCGCCAAGAAACGATTCAAGGCCGAAAACCCCGAACTCTTCCCCAAACCAGAACCCACTCCACCAAAAGACCCATcgaaaaagaaaaagaacaaatTCAAGCGCAAAAAGCCCGACTCAAAAGACAAACCCCGTACCGGAAAACGCCCCCTTCGAGTCCCCGGTATGAAACCCGGCGACAGCTGTTTCATTTGCAAGGGATTAGATCATATCGCTAAGTTTTGCACCGAGAAAGCCGAATGGGAGAGGAATAAGATTTGTTTGCGGTGTCGGCGACGGGGTCATAGAGCTCAGAATTGTCCTGATGGTTCTAAAGATGTGAAATTCTGTTACAATTGTGGTGACAATGGTCATTCTCTTGCTAATTGTCCGTATCCTCTTGAAGAAGGAGGAACGAAGTTTGCTGAGTGTTTTGTTTGTAATGAACAAGGGCATTTGAGTAAGAATTGCCCTAAAAATGCTAATGGCATTTATCCAAAG GGTGGTTGTTGTAAATTATGTGGTGGTGTGACACATTTGGCAAAGGATTGTCCTGACAAAGGGAAGAATGGATTTGGTGGTGGTGCTAAAGGGGCTGTTCACAACT TGCTGAGAACCGACGAGAGGCCCAAGGGTCAAGTTACCAAATTTGTGAGCGGAGATGATATGGATGATGACTTTACCACACAAGAAATAAAAAGCGATGAGAAGAACAAGTCTGCCAAGTCCAAAGATGGCAGTGTAAAACCAAAGAAAGGTCCTAAAATCGTAAATTTTGACTAG